Genomic segment of Malus domestica chromosome 15, GDT2T_hap1:
attaaataatgaactaaatttaaattttttattaattcaaatgatatgACTATTCATATCAAATGTCACTTAAGATGGTatgaaaatatggtacaaaaataTGATATGAATAAATTACTCGAGAAGAAGCGGGTAAGAGgatgatggatggatggatggatggatgggATCAGTCGGTCACGGGCCTAGTTAAGTTGCGTTTGCGTGTATTAGACATAGTCAACGGATGTAAAGTAAAAGCAGTGAATGAATCCCATTGGCCACTGGGCATTGGTGGGGCCCATGTCCCGGCAGCCGGTGGTGGGTTCGCTTCGGGATGGGGCCGTCCCTGACCACAGACCACCACGtagtaatataatattatatatagaaTTCACGGGCGCTACAACCCTTCTTGCTTGCATGCATGACATGTCGATTCTTTCTTGATCCAGACAAAAGCAAGTCTGTAACAGCAACCACTAGAATTAGATGAGATGAAACGAGAGCCACAAATTAAGAAACCTAATCATTCACAAGCTTGAATTAATTAAGGTTCAACGCCAATGAACATCATCTTACCTCTCTTTCTGTCTGTCCGTCTGTTTGTCCCTCGATCATCCTCCGCCACAGAAAATATTCACTCCTTCCATGccatcattttcatttcttttcccCTTCAAATTTCAATGGACAGGGAAATGTGGAGGAAGGGGAACTTTCTACTTGCGCTACTGCATACGAAGGAGTGGGAAATCAGTTTATTGGGTTATTAATGGGTACTTATTAAGGTTCATTTACTTTAATATCGTCATAATATTTAGACGATATTAGTAATTGTGATGATAGTGTAAggtgaaattaaattaaataaactaTAATGTAATCATTAACAACTTAATCCGGTTGATTTGCCACCTTTTTTTGCATATGTATATGTCTATTTTGGCGAAATGAAAAACTCTTTAAATTCGTAGTATTTTGAAAGTAGACGAGAAGGactttttattttgtgaaaattaGAAGAGGATTAAAGTcttgataaataaaaaaaaaaaaaaaaaaagaggattaAAGTCATTAGTCTCATTACTCGTGAAGAAAACTTATCCCATTTAATTGAAATATGACTCTATGGATTCCTTTCATTTGGATCCTCAAAATCCTTCAATCTTGTACGTTCACATGAAAATCGAACGTCtaggaattaattaatttttcttttgctttttaagttttaaccaaaaacaatGTACAAGTCTGTTCACTTTCTCCCGTCTATTGATTGATGGTTGTTCGATTTTCATGTGAACGGAACAAATATGATTGAAGGATAATGGAGGATTTGAATGGAAGGGATTCGGAGATAACCATATTCCCCTCTAATTATCTCATATAAAAAGGATTGGAATGATCGTAATGTTTCTTTTTAAGTAATTTATCTCCTATCTTAAAATTAACTACAAAATTTTCATTGCTTTTTTAACATAACTTACAAAACGAAGCCATAGGGATAAATCCTACCAGTACGTAGGGTATAATATGATTTCATCTCAGCCACAAATTCAAGGGCCAACGGGGCCACTGGTTTATGTCTTTGCTCAAGTCCCTAGCTAAGCTAGGGGTCCTATACTCCTACTCCTACACATAATTACAAATTGATGCGGTGGGCACTTACTCTAATCTCCCTTACTTAATTACCTAATTAAACATGAATTTCATCAATTAGCAGCAGGGTTCTTAgagtaacaaaacaaaacaaaaaacagaatAGTAGATAGCAATCATCTTAATTTCAACTTTCAACCCCCTCGAAAgccatttttgttttgttttagttaattaattagcatttcaagtttaagaaaattattaataatatttctcCAGAAATAAAGGCTTTGATTATTAGGTTACCAGCTGGATGTAAAGTGTTAACACAGCATTATCGCATGGTCCCAAGGATATGCGATCGCTAGCATACAAATACGATGTCGTATAAtgtagaaacaaaacaaactttcatatatatatatatatatatatatatatatatatatatatattatatacacaCACTTGTATTGACATATTGTGGAAGAGCAAGAGTTGATTGTGTAAAAGAACAAATTTACACCGAGGATCTGAGAGATGCCACTTACCAAAGCCACGTGAACTTTCTGCATTTCTGCATATGCAACTTTCCAGGACAAAAATCAAAACAGAAACATAAAGCTTATGTTGGAGAGATTTTCCTCCGTGCATGGACCATCGGCATATCTCATATGTCATTGTGTAATTGGAACGACACTCAAAAGAAAAACTTATCTCTACTTGAATAATGATATATGGTGTATTATCATATATTTCGAGCACATTGAAAATCTCTCTTTATAATGAGCTACATGTAAGTGAATCTTATAGAAATAAATTCTAGGATGTCCAATCAATCGAGGTTCAAATGAGATAAAGCTTATCTTAAGttatatgattatgataactCTCACACTAAATACGATTCACATTTTATTGAACCACAAAAATAAGTGCATGAAGTTTCATAGTTTTGTGATATATACCTTGCCAATGACGTGTTTGCCCGAATATTTTTTTCCACTATCATATATACAATTAATAGGAATGTTAATAATCTATTTGTTTACCTTTTCGGCTTGAAAGATAATCTCTACAAATATTAACTGATATTCGTAGCTATTTAATCATATAACAATAtctagtaaataaataaattatgtttctCACTTAAAATTAATGTTAATCAAACGGttgaataatttatattttgattgaaCTTTTCAGAGTTGATCCTTAAATTGTGATCTAAAAATTAGACAGTTCCAATCCTCAACTAACATTGctacaaaaatattaaaagaataaCTAAGAATGTCAAGTGAAAAGTTTGCTAGCATCCTGTTTAATTAAGGGTAATGCTAAGCAGacaaaatttgtagacaaaattttggaaactaaTTAAAGggcatgaaagttgatgattgatttattacttaagcgttgataaatttgctcattcctattggtgacattgacatattatttaatttgcaaatttatcTTCGAATTTAGTCTCATTAACATTACCCTCTAATTAATCACTTTGCAATACTCATATACTCATATCCTATCCATGTATTTTACAGGTtagaagagaaggaaaaaaaactggaggaaaaattagaaaacataaattaggaaaaagaaacaacaaaacaatGTATCAGCTAGCTGGAACCCTTgttcacccaaaaaaataaaataaaataaaactgaacCTTATTTAGCACTGAGCTGAGCTTTGCAGAGACAAACAAGAAGTAAAGAAAAAACAGAGAgacaaacaagagagagagctcttgaaatcttcaatgaagaaacaaggcAGTGAGATTGAGGCAGTAGGCATCTCCTACAAGATTAATCACACACCCCACcgcaacttcttcaacatcttcAGCCAAAACAAACAacctgcttctgcttctgcatGTGCTGCAAAAGTAGCTGTAGTAGCAGTTGAAGATGATGGAAGATCATCGAGAGGAAGAGCAGGAGGAGTTGGTGGGCAAGAAGTCCTCAAGGACGTCAACTTGCGAGCAAGGCCATGGGAGATCCTCGCCATTGTTGGTCCCAGTGGAGCTGGTAAATCCTCCCTCCTTGAGATTCTCGCCGGCAAGCTCACCCCGCACGGCGGTTCCGTTTTCGTCAACCAAAAGCCTCTCCGCCAACCCTACTTCAACAAGGTCTCCGGCTACGTCACCCAAAAGGACACATTGTTTCCTTTGCTTACAGTCGAAGAAACCCTAATGTTCAGTGCCAAGCTCAGGCTCAGGGTTTCTCCCCTTGAGCTCAGCTCCCGCGTCAAGGCCTTAATCAACGAGCTCGGCCTCGCCCATGTCTCCGCCGCCAGAGTCGGAGACGACAGAGTTCGGGGGATCTCCGGCGGAGAGAGGCGGCGTGTCTCCATTGGAGTCGACGTCATCCACGACCCCGAAGTGCTCATCCTCGACGAGCCCACTTCCGGGCTTGACAGCACCTCCGCTCTTCAGATCATCGACATGCTCAAGACCATGGCTGAGACCAGGGGCAGAACCATCATTCTGAGCATTCATCAGCCGGGATTCAGAATTGTGAAGCTCTTCAACTCAATCCTTTTGCTGGCCAACGGCTCCGTCCTCCACCACGGCACCGTCGATCATCTCGGCCTCAACTTAAGGCTCATGGGGTTGGAGCTCCCTCTTCATGTCAACGTCGTCGAGTTTGCAATCGACTCCATCGAAACCATTCAACAACAACATCAATCCACACCACACAATAATATTCTTGTTCTTGATCGTCAGAGTCGAACTGGTAAGCTGACTCTGCAGCAGCTGTTTCAACAATCGAAAACTAATAATAGTAATGCCGGTGGCGGAGGCGGAGGAGGAGTAGTGCCACTTGAAATTGACGACGATAAAATCACCAATAATGAAGTTTTTCCCGATTTGGATTTTACTAATTCGAGACTGCGAGAGACGATGATCCTGAGTCATAGGTTCTCGAAGAACATATTCCGAACAAAGGAGCTGTTCGCATGCCGGACAATTCAGATGCTCGTCTCCGGACTAGTTCTAGGCTCCATCTTTTACGACCTCAAAGACGATCTCACCGGAGCCGAGGAAAGGGTAGGTCTATTCGCATTCATTTTAACGTTTTTGCTGTCGTGCACGACGGAAGCACTGCCGATATTTCTTCAAGAGAGGGAGATTCTGATGAAGGAGACTTGTTGCGGAAGCTACAGGGTCTCGTCTTACGCCATCGCCAACGGATTGGTTTACCTGCCCTTTCTACTAATCCTGGCCGTCCTTTTCACTCTGCCACTGTACTGGCTGGTCGGACTCAACCCTAACTTCACGGCCTTTTTCCATTTCTTGCTGTTGATCTGGTTGATATTATACACTGCGAATTCCGTGGTGGTGTGTTTCAGTGCACTCGTGCCAAATTTCATCGTGGGAAACTCGGTCATTGCCGGCGTCATGGGGTCTTTCTTTCTGTTCTCCGGTTACTTCATCTCCAAGCATGAGATTCCCGGGTACTGGATTTTCATGCACTACGTATCGCTGTTCAAGTATCCGTTCGAAGGGTTTCTGATAAACGAGTTCTCAGGGTCGGACAAGTGCTTGGAGTATTTCTTTGGGAGGTGTATGGTGACGGGAGAAGAAGTTCTGAGAGATGAAGGGTATGGGGAGGAGAGTCGGTGGAGGAATGTGGCGGTCATGGTCTGCTTCGTCTTGTTTTACAGGTTTATTTCTTATGTCATTCTTAGATGTAGATGTCGATGCTCCCAGTCCCAAAGGGGCTTCAAACCTACTCCTCCTCCAACCCTCACTGCAACTCCTTTTCTTTAACTAGTAattatatgattatatatatatgatgacTGTATTATtttgtgctctctctctctctctctctctctctctctctctctctccatatttctttttctctctgatCACGAGTGTGATATGGACGACGGTTCACAATTCACATGTCTTTGGAATTTAGTACTTTGCGATGAGATGAGATGAGATAGCATCCCGAGAAGAAAATATCGCTTCataagaaacaaaaatgaaGGAGCGATCTCAAGCTAACAAGTCTTTTTGTCCTGCACGTCTATCGTATACAGTCTTACTTTAGCTTTGCAAAGAGGTTGTTTCCACAACTCAAACCCATGACTTTTTAGCCACAAAGAGCAACAAAAATTAAGAAGCAAAATATGCATAGATCCTCTAACAATTGTAATAATATCCATTTGAAAAGTTGCCACGAATAAAAAGCAACAAGGTGCCAATAGCATAAGCTGCATAAACAACAAAACATGCACGACTAGTTCCAACTTGCTACGAATCGAAAAAAAATTCCTCATTATATTAGCAGCAACTCTTACTGCAATGGTACAATACACAGTACAACATTTTTCGTTGTATGAATAACACCTATATGAACAACTAGAATTCGATTCAACAGGAAATGGATTCGCAATTGGTGCCTTACCTTATATTCTATCAAACACTGAAACttacaaaacaaaagaatttcATACCGGATAAAACAATTGGCCTTCTTATCAGACCATGAAGAATATCGGAATTGGTGTATACGACGTGGCAAGGCCGCCGCCGCCTCCTATATCTGTGCAACAAGGAGTTCATTCCATGCATCTGGAATTCCAGGTAAGCACCAGTGTAAGCAATCACTTGTGCCCGCATTTCCTTTTCCTCTAATGGTATAGTGGGATATGTGACCTTCATCTCTCAATTGAGAAATGGCAGTTATATCCAGTAACTTTACTTTTGTACCTTTCAAAGCACCCTCGATCACTGAATCACTGGATCCTTCCTGGACTACTTCACTTCCTCCGACCAACGGAGTAGTATTGTCGCAGGTACCCCCAGTATTCCAGTCACCATTGAAGAAATGCCTCGGTGAAATTGTCCGAAAGAAAGCTTTTAGGCGGGGATGTGATGGTAGTTGTGAATCAACCCACCTGGTAATACTGTACACAGTAAAATTTTTAGCATTTCCAATTTCTGCACGCATCTTTTCTTGATTGGGCTTTCCGTTTACATGCATTACCCACCGGTTACCATTAATCTTTCCCCTATTCCAATGATGCCCTGTATTAAGAACCAGCACATCAAACCGATGAAGGTATTGTCTCAAGAAAGCTGGGGGACGATCCAAATGCATGGCAATATCACTGGCTCGGTCTGAGATGTTAAGGGGCACTAGATCACACAGGCTTGCTGACCAATAATATAAGATAGTGGTATTGGTGTTAGAGAATTGATAGGCCCAGCCATCAGGACGAATGGCTCCACGACGTTTGACAAGGCCATATTCCTTTCCGACATTCTCAACTTCGGGGCTTTCTTCCCCGCCAGTGGCCATACACATCAAAGACTGGAACTGCTGTCTACCCAATGAATCTCCTATGAAAGCAATCGTTTTGTCCTGCATCCTGAAAGGCACATTCACATTTAGAAGACTGACCACAGCAAGATAAACCATTTCTCTGTATTGCACCAAATCTCAAACTCGGGAGAACAGTGGTCCATATTGTTGAAAGGATTTAGAAGTAAGATCGTATGAGATGATTCATTCACGACTCAGGGAATATTCTAGACTTCTAGTTGAAAAGTTAGGTGTGCTTGAAGTGGAAACCAAGCAAAATTATATGGTTTCAGTCCAAAATATTATGTACACAAATCGAAAAGTAAGTTGAAGCTTTTCACGAGTTAACCAGGCAGGAAGCCCTTAATTAGACAATGACTGAGTTCTATACCTGGGAAAATGATAGCCAACATAAATGCaagtataaaaaaatgaaaaaacaatCAAAGCGTTTACTCATCCAGTGGAATTGTCTTTCTAATGAATGACAAGACCGCAATTGGCAACTTCACACCAAAATTCATATAAGTTCAAACAGAAAAGAGTTACCTTCTCAAGAATGCAGACCGTTCAAAATCTGGTATTTCACAATTTGCTGGCTTCCATCGGTAACCCTCAAAAGAAAAATCTGTTCGTTGTGTCAGTCTACACGCCCACATTTCTGATAACCACTGCTTACATTTAAACCCAGAATATAAAGGGCGCCTGTTGTCCGCAACCCATCTACCCTTGGCATAATTACACACTGCAGAGGTGAAAACTCCACAAGCTTAGGAAACATTGAACCATGAAGCATGAGATGATAAATCTGAGCAATGGAAACCTTTCAACATAGCAGAGAAACAGCGTAAACAACAACTCTATAGATGGATAAGACTTTCCGGTGAAAAAATACATgcataatgtatttatatttatgTGTACTTCAACATAGTTTAATTGAACAACTCTGCCATTACTATTGCAGTGAATTATTCAACGGGAGTCAAAATTTACAAGAGTCAACGACTCAAGTGACACAAAACAAGAGCAAACCACTGAAGTGATGAAAACAAGAGTAAACCACTCAAGTGATGCAAAACAAGAGTAAATGACTCAAGTAATGCATAGCAAGAGTAAACGACTCAAGCGACATAAAACTGAGAATTCTGATGTTCAAGAAAGTGCTAGGTTAAAATTTGGTTCAGAACACTTTCACTCAAGTGTTTCTTAGATCCTTCATATCAAACAAATTCTTCAATCTTCTCTTCAATAGAAACAATCCGATAAGCAACAGGTATTATGCAATTGATGGCTTGACATAACTTTATGTCGTTCTACACCATAACATGATATGTTAAGTGTGAAATCATTTTTTCACTTGTCCGTGAAATACATGGTACTATCTTTTaactatttatttgtttttctttttgcctTTCTAAAATTAGGGAATGCAGCAGATTTTTGTCTCCATTCATAATATCTCCAAGACCTCCTTCCGCCGAAGTTGATTTGGTTAAAATTAAATGTAGCAGCATTTTccatacagagagagagagagagagagagagagagagagagagagagagagagagagagagagagggcatcTTTTAATCATGCAGTACCAAACCTCAAATCAGATCTCATAGTGTGGTAACATAGGACCTCATCAGATATCAGATTACCACTTTAAAAGTAAAGCCAGTTTATATTTTGAAGAATTGGTTGCCATTAAGAAGAGAAAAGTTTACTCTC
This window contains:
- the LOC103424766 gene encoding ABC transporter G family member 5, with product MKKQGSEIEAVGISYKINHTPHRNFFNIFSQNKQPASASACAAKVAVVAVEDDGRSSRGRAGGVGGQEVLKDVNLRARPWEILAIVGPSGAGKSSLLEILAGKLTPHGGSVFVNQKPLRQPYFNKVSGYVTQKDTLFPLLTVEETLMFSAKLRLRVSPLELSSRVKALINELGLAHVSAARVGDDRVRGISGGERRRVSIGVDVIHDPEVLILDEPTSGLDSTSALQIIDMLKTMAETRGRTIILSIHQPGFRIVKLFNSILLLANGSVLHHGTVDHLGLNLRLMGLELPLHVNVVEFAIDSIETIQQQHQSTPHNNILVLDRQSRTGKLTLQQLFQQSKTNNSNAGGGGGGGVVPLEIDDDKITNNEVFPDLDFTNSRLRETMILSHRFSKNIFRTKELFACRTIQMLVSGLVLGSIFYDLKDDLTGAEERVGLFAFILTFLLSCTTEALPIFLQEREILMKETCCGSYRVSSYAIANGLVYLPFLLILAVLFTLPLYWLVGLNPNFTAFFHFLLLIWLILYTANSVVVCFSALVPNFIVGNSVIAGVMGSFFLFSGYFISKHEIPGYWIFMHYVSLFKYPFEGFLINEFSGSDKCLEYFFGRCMVTGEEVLRDEGYGEESRWRNVAVMVCFVLFYRFISYVILRCRCRCSQSQRGFKPTPPPTLTATPFL
- the LOC103424765 gene encoding protein trichome birefringence-like 14, which gives rise to MKGGYNYKLIGKPISFTLAALVFTTILLWAWEKNPFADTLLLPRQRFPMPSIDFFGDFSNNSSKPMKTSGNIEGKDLHLNTAEDTKVIEKFGTAPIDSMYAFSPGMHESNRNATSFQTKVCNYAKGRWVADNRRPLYSGFKCKQWLSEMWACRLTQRTDFSFEGYRWKPANCEIPDFERSAFLRRMQDKTIAFIGDSLGRQQFQSLMCMATGGEESPEVENVGKEYGLVKRRGAIRPDGWAYQFSNTNTTILYYWSASLCDLVPLNISDRASDIAMHLDRPPAFLRQYLHRFDVLVLNTGHHWNRGKINGNRWVMHVNGKPNQEKMRAEIGNAKNFTVYSITRWVDSQLPSHPRLKAFFRTISPRHFFNGDWNTGGTCDNTTPLVGGSEVVQEGSSDSVIEGALKGTKVKLLDITAISQLRDEGHISHYTIRGKGNAGTSDCLHWCLPGIPDAWNELLVAQI